Proteins encoded in a region of the Anoxybacillus amylolyticus genome:
- a CDS encoding energy-coupling factor transporter transmembrane component T family protein, which translates to MRLDIRYRETWLHRTNPSFKLLVMLSVFLLILFLHNPNVLINLSLGLLLLFFFYTGYPIKYLVLFFLPFFIIFVSTASSMTLFGQGTTTWVRWGLVHITKESFFRGMHLGFRALSFALLGLIFSLTTRPVYLFYSLMQQLKLKPKYAYSFLAGVRLIPVMLEEFQTVQNALKVRGADDGGIVKKMKRYAVPLLSQSIRRAQRIAIAMEAKRFSDAKNRTFYYHIPVSRYDAIFFVSMIGLIGLSYYMAAVFPYFPVTDVR; encoded by the coding sequence GTGAGATTGGATATTCGTTATCGTGAAACATGGTTGCATCGAACGAATCCGAGTTTCAAACTGCTCGTAATGCTCAGCGTTTTTCTCCTTATACTGTTTTTGCATAATCCGAACGTTCTCATTAATTTATCGCTTGGGTTATTGTTGTTGTTTTTCTTTTATACTGGTTACCCAATAAAATATTTAGTGCTTTTTTTCTTGCCGTTTTTTATTATTTTCGTTTCGACTGCCTCGTCGATGACGTTGTTTGGACAAGGAACGACGACATGGGTGCGATGGGGGCTTGTGCATATTACAAAAGAGAGCTTTTTCCGCGGCATGCATCTTGGGTTTCGGGCGTTATCGTTTGCGTTGCTCGGCTTAATTTTTTCGTTAACGACAAGACCAGTATACTTATTTTATTCCCTAATGCAGCAGTTAAAGTTAAAGCCGAAATACGCCTATAGCTTTTTAGCAGGCGTTCGGTTAATTCCAGTGATGCTTGAAGAATTTCAAACGGTACAAAATGCGCTTAAAGTGCGGGGGGCAGACGATGGGGGAATAGTAAAAAAAATGAAGCGGTATGCGGTGCCGCTTTTATCCCAAAGCATTCGTCGGGCACAGCGCATTGCCATAGCAATGGAAGCAAAACGGTTTTCGGATGCTAAAAACCGGACGTTTTACTATCATATCCCGGTTAGCCGCTATGACGCTATTTTTTTCGTGTCGATGATTGGACTTATTGGGCTGTCGTATTATATGGCAGCGGTTTTTCCGTATTTTCCGGTGACCGATGTTCGCTAG
- the thiO gene encoding glycine oxidase ThiO, with protein sequence MSGKYDVAIVGGGVIGGSIAFQLAKRNARVIVLEKERIANEASSAAAGMLGAQSEFSNDYPLLSNEAYPCQKCSSTPCFLPLALKSREMIVSLAEELKELTGIDIGLVQKGILKIALTEEEREALQRNNEFWQRIGQPAQWLSSEEVADFEPNVTKNLRGALYLPNDGQVSAPDLSHAFANASLVYGAEWREFTEVFDITKEGTSYRLHTNNGVVHAGAVVVAAGTWSARLLEKTGISLSMYPVKGECVLVKVEKPLIQATIFAKNGCYIVPKRGNRLLIGATSTPHTFDKKVTVEGMMSLLERAQQLLPDIRAAEWERAWAGIRPQTGDGVPYIGEHPHYPNIWIATGHYRNGILLSPITGIIVADLVGGKGSNEFDLAPFSLTRHQATYKL encoded by the coding sequence ATGAGTGGCAAATATGATGTCGCCATTGTTGGCGGTGGAGTTATTGGGGGATCCATCGCTTTTCAATTGGCGAAGCGAAACGCGCGAGTTATTGTATTAGAAAAAGAGCGAATCGCAAATGAAGCGTCGAGTGCAGCGGCGGGCATGTTAGGTGCACAGTCGGAATTTTCAAACGATTATCCACTTCTTTCGAACGAAGCGTATCCGTGCCAAAAATGTTCTTCAACTCCTTGCTTTCTTCCGCTTGCGCTAAAAAGCCGTGAGATGATTGTTTCGCTCGCAGAAGAATTGAAAGAATTGACCGGCATTGATATCGGTCTTGTGCAAAAAGGCATTTTGAAAATCGCGTTGACAGAAGAAGAACGCGAAGCACTGCAACGAAATAATGAATTTTGGCAGCGAATTGGGCAACCAGCGCAATGGCTATCGAGCGAGGAAGTAGCGGATTTTGAGCCGAATGTCACAAAAAACTTGCGCGGCGCACTATATTTGCCAAACGACGGGCAAGTAAGCGCACCAGATTTATCACACGCGTTTGCGAACGCATCGCTCGTGTATGGAGCAGAATGGCGCGAATTCACAGAAGTATTCGATATCACGAAAGAAGGAACAAGCTATCGTTTGCATACAAATAACGGAGTCGTTCATGCAGGGGCAGTTGTTGTCGCTGCAGGTACATGGTCAGCACGCCTGTTAGAAAAAACCGGAATCTCGCTATCGATGTATCCAGTAAAAGGGGAATGTGTGCTCGTCAAGGTCGAAAAACCGCTCATTCAAGCAACGATTTTTGCGAAAAATGGCTGCTATATCGTCCCAAAACGAGGGAATCGTTTATTAATTGGAGCGACATCTACACCGCATACGTTTGACAAAAAAGTAACGGTCGAAGGAATGATGAGCTTATTAGAGCGGGCGCAACAACTGCTTCCAGATATTCGCGCGGCAGAGTGGGAGCGGGCGTGGGCTGGCATTCGCCCACAAACAGGGGACGGAGTACCGTATATTGGCGAACATCCACACTATCCGAACATATGGATTGCAACCGGCCATTACCGCAACGGTATTTTGCTAAGCCCGATTACTGGAATAATTGTCGCTGATTTAGTAGGAGGAAAGGGAAGTAATGAATTTGATCTCGCCCCGTTTTCGCTGACGCGGCATCAGGCGACCTATAAGTTGTAA
- a CDS encoding ECF transporter S component produces MQKGLKLADILTTVVISIVFGIVYKLWGPFYYFVKPFGLHIDQFIYGMWFIAATVAFLVIRKPGVALLAEIAASSGEFIMGSEWGLEVLLYGVVQGLFAEVAFAAFRYKRFDLFVVSLAAIGSTIGSLIMDFYKGYIEALAPWNLALFLIARFVGAILISGVFASSLVKALEATGVTQLVRSATKEDFDQLNR; encoded by the coding sequence ATGCAAAAAGGATTAAAGTTAGCCGATATTTTAACAACTGTTGTTATTTCGATTGTATTTGGCATTGTGTATAAGCTTTGGGGACCGTTTTATTATTTCGTGAAACCGTTTGGACTTCATATTGATCAATTCATCTACGGGATGTGGTTTATCGCCGCGACAGTGGCATTTCTTGTCATTCGCAAGCCAGGGGTAGCCCTTCTAGCGGAAATTGCTGCTTCTTCCGGCGAGTTTATTATGGGCTCGGAGTGGGGATTAGAAGTATTGCTTTACGGTGTTGTTCAAGGATTATTTGCAGAAGTGGCGTTTGCAGCATTCCGCTATAAGCGATTCGATTTGTTTGTCGTTTCATTAGCGGCTATCGGTTCCACGATCGGATCGTTAATCATGGACTTTTACAAAGGATATATTGAGGCGTTAGCTCCTTGGAACTTAGCGCTATTCCTCATTGCGCGATTTGTCGGTGCGATTCTCATTTCCGGCGTATTTGCTTCTTCATTAGTCAAAGCGCTCGAAGCGACCGGGGTAACGCAGCTCGTTCGGTCGGCGACGAAAGAAGATTTTGATCAGTTGAACCGTTAA
- a CDS encoding thiazole synthase — MLKIGPYEFHSRLLLGTGKYPNFAIQKEAVEVSGAEILTFAVRRMNIFAPDQPNFLEQLDLRKYKLLPNTAGAKTAEEAVRIARLAKASGLCDMIKVEVIGCDKTLLPDPVETLKAAEMLLEEGFIVLPYTSDDVVLAKRLQDLGCHAIMPGASPIGSGQGIINPLHLSFIIEQATVPVIVDAGIGSPADAALAMELGADGVLLNTAVASASDPVKMAKAMKLAIEAGRLGYEAGRIPKKRYATASSPMEGMSTV, encoded by the coding sequence ATGTTAAAAATTGGACCTTACGAATTTCACTCTCGACTATTATTAGGAACAGGAAAATATCCGAATTTTGCGATTCAAAAAGAAGCGGTCGAAGTATCAGGAGCGGAAATTTTAACGTTTGCGGTGCGACGAATGAATATTTTTGCTCCCGATCAACCGAACTTTTTAGAACAGCTTGATTTAAGAAAATATAAACTTCTTCCGAATACAGCAGGGGCGAAAACAGCGGAAGAGGCGGTGCGCATCGCACGGCTCGCCAAAGCATCGGGGTTATGTGATATGATTAAAGTAGAAGTGATCGGTTGCGATAAAACGTTGCTTCCAGACCCAGTGGAAACGCTGAAAGCAGCGGAAATGTTGCTGGAGGAAGGATTTATCGTCCTGCCATATACGTCTGATGACGTGGTGCTTGCCAAACGGTTACAAGACTTAGGATGCCATGCGATTATGCCGGGAGCTTCGCCAATTGGTTCGGGGCAGGGAATTATTAACCCGTTACACTTAAGTTTTATTATCGAGCAAGCGACAGTACCGGTCATTGTCGATGCCGGAATCGGCAGCCCGGCCGATGCAGCGTTGGCGATGGAATTAGGAGCAGACGGCGTGTTATTAAATACAGCAGTTGCCAGCGCTTCTGATCCGGTGAAAATGGCAAAAGCGATGAAGTTAGCTATTGAAGCTGGGCGTCTCGGATATGAGGCAGGAAGAATCCCTAAAAAACGATACGCAACTGCAAGCAGCCCAATGGAAGGAATGAGTACTGTTTGA
- the thiS gene encoding sulfur carrier protein ThiS: protein MELIINGETVRVQERIQTVSDLLEHFRLNEKIVIVEVNACILQKEQYATATLNSGDRVEIVHFVGGG from the coding sequence ATGGAATTAATCATTAACGGAGAGACGGTTCGTGTACAAGAGCGCATTCAAACCGTTAGCGATTTACTTGAGCATTTTCGACTGAATGAAAAAATTGTCATCGTGGAAGTGAATGCGTGTATTCTGCAAAAAGAGCAATATGCCACAGCAACATTAAATAGCGGCGATCGCGTTGAAATCGTTCATTTTGTAGGAGGCGGATGA
- the tenI gene encoding thiazole tautomerase TenI, with protein sequence MKKQFHVISTGRQSTEQVVAIASEIHLYVDAIHLREKTKTAKELGEMIESLLLHGVPKEKIVVNDRVDVAAVYGVKVQLAFHSLSVRQVKECFSSLSVGCSVHSLDEAKEAEHSGADFCIYGHVFPTASKRGVPPRGIEALAQIVNAVHIPVIAIGGIQPHHVPSVWEAGAAGIAVMSGVFFAEDPLREVKRYAQMIF encoded by the coding sequence ATGAAAAAACAGTTTCACGTTATTTCGACAGGAAGGCAGTCAACGGAGCAAGTGGTGGCGATTGCTTCAGAGATTCATCTATATGTGGATGCCATTCATCTTCGCGAGAAAACGAAAACGGCAAAAGAGCTTGGAGAAATGATTGAATCACTTCTTTTGCATGGTGTTCCAAAAGAAAAAATTGTCGTAAACGATCGCGTCGATGTCGCTGCTGTCTATGGGGTGAAAGTACAGCTTGCATTTCATAGTTTGTCTGTTCGGCAAGTAAAGGAGTGCTTTTCGTCGCTTTCTGTTGGCTGTTCGGTTCATTCGTTGGACGAGGCAAAAGAAGCAGAACATAGCGGTGCCGACTTTTGTATATATGGGCATGTGTTTCCGACAGCATCGAAACGAGGAGTGCCGCCAAGAGGGATAGAAGCATTGGCGCAAATAGTAAATGCAGTACATATTCCTGTTATTGCTATTGGCGGTATACAACCGCATCACGTGCCGAGCGTATGGGAGGCAGGTGCCGCTGGAATTGCTGTCATGTCAGGGGTATTTTTCGCAGAAGATCCGCTTCGAGAAGTGAAACGCTACGCACAAATGATTTTTTAG
- a CDS encoding ABC transporter ATP-binding protein — translation MYVASVDELRLKFPGTDTLLFEDVSVSFTKGEKVLLLGPSGCGKSTLLQVLSGIIPHSLDVPMKVKHIRIPDNWGYVFQDPDSQFCMPFVDEEIAFALENIGVPREQMNERIEQLLQAVELPVLPHTNIHTLSGGMKQRLALASVLALDPDVLFLDEPTAMLDEEGTKLIWQTVKRIAHDKTVIIVEHKIEHVLDFVDRIILFNDGGEIVADGEASIIFRTHKELIASQGIWYPGVWDDYLKQKKERVDSGERQEIIRLHEFRGYRKKEVKIHVQKARVQKGEWIAVTGKNGAGKSTFLHALMKLISTDGKYEVDGERLEQTKQLAQKMAFVFQNPEFQFVTNSVWEELAYSLRLAKKDEREITEKVEELLSRFHLEGQRAQHPYQLSMGQKRRLSVAAAIIGGQKLLLLDEPTFGQDAKNTFALLELLESYREQGTTIIMVTHDEHIVKHFATRRWVIENGRLVRDEPVIEEERGMRCEIGYSLS, via the coding sequence ATGTATGTAGCATCAGTTGACGAGTTGCGTCTGAAATTTCCTGGAACGGATACGTTGTTATTTGAAGATGTATCTGTTTCTTTTACGAAGGGCGAAAAAGTGTTGTTGCTCGGTCCATCTGGATGCGGAAAATCGACGTTATTGCAAGTACTATCTGGAATCATTCCGCATTCGTTAGACGTTCCGATGAAGGTAAAACATATACGTATCCCTGACAATTGGGGATACGTCTTTCAAGATCCCGATTCGCAATTTTGCATGCCGTTCGTCGATGAAGAGATTGCGTTTGCGCTAGAAAATATCGGTGTTCCGCGCGAACAAATGAACGAACGAATCGAGCAGTTATTGCAAGCGGTTGAGTTGCCTGTACTGCCGCATACGAATATTCATACGCTATCAGGCGGGATGAAGCAGCGGCTTGCGCTTGCTTCCGTATTGGCGCTTGATCCGGATGTCTTATTTCTCGATGAGCCGACAGCGATGCTCGATGAGGAAGGGACAAAATTGATTTGGCAGACTGTGAAGCGAATTGCGCATGATAAGACGGTCATTATCGTCGAACATAAAATTGAGCACGTCTTAGATTTCGTTGACCGCATCATTTTGTTTAACGATGGGGGAGAAATTGTGGCGGACGGCGAAGCGTCTATTATTTTTCGCACTCATAAGGAGCTCATTGCCTCACAAGGCATTTGGTATCCTGGGGTATGGGACGATTACTTAAAACAGAAAAAGGAACGAGTAGATAGCGGTGAACGACAAGAAATCATTCGCTTGCATGAATTTCGTGGCTACCGCAAGAAAGAAGTGAAAATTCATGTTCAAAAGGCGCGAGTGCAAAAAGGAGAATGGATTGCAGTTACCGGCAAAAACGGCGCGGGGAAAAGTACGTTTTTGCACGCGCTCATGAAGCTCATTTCAACGGATGGAAAGTATGAGGTGGATGGAGAACGGCTAGAACAGACGAAACAGCTTGCTCAAAAAATGGCGTTCGTTTTTCAAAATCCAGAGTTTCAGTTTGTGACTAATTCGGTATGGGAAGAGTTGGCGTATTCCCTTCGACTCGCAAAAAAAGACGAACGAGAAATAACCGAAAAAGTAGAAGAGCTGTTAAGCCGGTTTCATTTAGAAGGACAACGCGCGCAACATCCGTATCAATTATCAATGGGGCAAAAGCGTCGATTAAGCGTAGCTGCAGCGATCATTGGCGGACAAAAGTTATTGTTGCTAGACGAGCCAACGTTTGGGCAAGATGCCAAAAATACATTTGCTTTGCTAGAATTGCTCGAATCGTACCGAGAGCAAGGAACAACGATTATTATGGTTACGCATGATGAACATATTGTTAAACATTTTGCGACGCGCAGATGGGTCATTGAAAATGGAAGGCTTGTCCGTGATGAGCCAGTCATAGAGGAGGAAAGGGGGATGCGCTGTGAGATTGGATATTCGTTATCGTGA